The Panicum virgatum strain AP13 chromosome 5K, P.virgatum_v5, whole genome shotgun sequence genome has a window encoding:
- the LOC120708074 gene encoding uncharacterized protein At4g28440-like — MASAAAKRKPVFVKVDQLKPGTTGHTLVAKVLSSKTVLQKGRPGAAAAGPAARPTRIAECLIGDETGCILFTARNEQVDLLKPESTVIIRNAKIDMFKGSMRLAVDKWGRIEVTEPASFNVKEDNNLSLVEYELVNVAEE, encoded by the exons atggcctccgcggcggcgaagcgGAAGCCGGTGTTCGTCAAGGTGGACCAGCTGAAGCCCGGCACGACCGGCCACACGCTCGTCGCCAAGGTGCTCAGCTCCAAGACCGTCCTCCAGAAGGGCCGccccggcgctgccgccgccggccctgcgGCGCGGCCCACCAGGATCGCCGAGTGCCTCATCGGCGACGAGACCGGTTGCATCCTCTTCACTGCCCGTAACGAGCAGG TTGACTTGTTGAAGCCTGAAAGCACTGTTATTATCCGCAATGCAAAGATTGATATGTTCAAAGGTTCAATGAGGCTTGCTGTGGACAAATGGGGCCGCATCGAAGTCACTGAACCGGCAAGCTTCAATGTGAAGGAGGACAACAATCTCTCACTTGTGGAGTATGAGCTTGTCAACGTTGCCGAAGAGTGA
- the LOC120708071 gene encoding uncharacterized protein LOC120708071 has translation MASPARHLFLAALVAVLAVTAEAWGGGRFFFSKTTRADPAVEPEKAAAADPNAAPAFSRPSTGGSGRGYGLYGRPEENYPPNYFRRGVHRNAEKLTTASAAADVPATTRTTEEPPVPAGGGRGERAQQYPEDGSGRGRPPTNVPATTSYTEEEAAPARGAAGDLDGVQPYPEDGSGRGRPPWYYTAFRGGSRRQQGQDDQQRGYGMSDTRLYQNGRYYYDVDAGRYGYGRESNPMRARPEAEEEFAGSGYGRRGGYGNAAAGYPRYGNDDEFKNPNSFQEEGRNGRYIP, from the coding sequence ATGGCTTCCCCTGCTCGCCACCTCTTCCTCGCCGCATTAGTGGCCGTGCTCGCCGTCACGGCGGAAGCGTGGGGCGGTGGCCGCTTCTTCTTCAGCAAGACCACGCGCGCCGACCCCGCCGTCGAGCCTGagaaggctgcggcggcggacccTAATGCGGCGCCGGCGTTCTCCCGGCCGTcgaccggcggcagcggccgcgggTACGGGCTCTACGGCCGCCCCGAGGAGAACTACCCGCCGAACTACTTCCGCCGCGGCGTGCACCGCAACGCCGAGAAGCTGacgacggcgtcggcggcggccgacgtgCCGGCCACCACCCGCACGACCGAGGAGCCGCCGGTCCCCgcgggaggcggccgcggcgagcgcgcccAGCAGTACCCggaggacggcagcggcagggGCCGCCCGCCGACCAACGTGCCGGCCACCACTTCGTAtaccgaggaggaggcggccccCGCGCGAGGCGCCGCCGGTGACCTCGACGGCGTCCAGCCCTACCCggaggacggcagcggcagggGCCGGCCGCCGTGGTACTACACGGCCTtccgcggcggcagcaggcggcAGCAGGGGCAGGACGACCAGCAGCGGGGCTACGGGATGAGCGACACGCGGCTGTACCAGAACGGCCGGTACTACTACGACGTGGACGCCGGCAGGTACGGCTACGGCCGCGAGTCGAACCCCATGCGGGCGCGCCCCGAGGCCGAGGAGGAGTTCGCCGGCTCCGGGTACGGCAGGCGCGGGGGCTACGGCAATGCGGCGGCGGGTTACCCGCGGTACGGCAACGACGACGAGTTCAAGAACCCGAACAGCTTCCAGGAGGAAGGCCGGAACGGACGATACATTCCATGA
- the LOC120708072 gene encoding protein NUCLEAR FUSION DEFECTIVE 6, mitochondrial-like isoform X4 has translation MAAAAAAAAAARSFLRSSPPSSLRSAAARAASRAGPAPLPRRMPTSAPRVLLRSPVEMSSVCLESLMPMHSATASALMTSLLAAPACKGFGWLLEDG, from the exons atggccgccgccgccgccgccgccgccgccgcgagatcCTTCCTCCGATCCAGCCCCCCCTCGTCGCTCCGCAGTGCGGCGGCCAGAGCCGCCTCGCGTGCGGGGCCGGCTCCGCTGCCGAGGCGGATGCCCACCTCTGCCCCCCGCGTCCTCCTAAG GTCGCCGGTGGAGATGAGCAGCGTGTGTCTGGAGTCCCTGATGCCCATGCACAGCGCCACGGCTTCGGCGCTCATGACGTCGCTTCTCGCCGCCCCGGCTTGCAAGGGATTCGGTTGGCTCTTGGAAG ATGGATGA
- the LOC120708072 gene encoding protein NUCLEAR FUSION DEFECTIVE 6, mitochondrial-like isoform X3 produces the protein MAAAAAAAAAARSFLRSSPPSSLRSAAARAASRAGPAPLPRRMPTSAPRVLLRSPVEMSSVCLESLMPMHSATASALMTSLLAAPACKGFGWLLEGL, from the exons atggccgccgccgccgccgccgccgccgccgcgagatcCTTCCTCCGATCCAGCCCCCCCTCGTCGCTCCGCAGTGCGGCGGCCAGAGCCGCCTCGCGTGCGGGGCCGGCTCCGCTGCCGAGGCGGATGCCCACCTCTGCCCCCCGCGTCCTCCTAAG GTCGCCGGTGGAGATGAGCAGCGTGTGTCTGGAGTCCCTGATGCCCATGCACAGCGCCACGGCTTCGGCGCTCATGACGTCGCTTCTCGCCGCCCCGGCTTGCAAGGGATTCGGTTGGCTCTTGGAAG GCCTGTGA
- the LOC120708072 gene encoding protein NUCLEAR FUSION DEFECTIVE 6, mitochondrial-like isoform X2 yields the protein MAAAAAAAAAARSFLRSSPPSSLRSAAARAASRAGPAPLPRRMPTSAPRVLLRSPVEMSSVCLESLMPMHSATASALMTSLLAAPACKGFGWLLEGQDETR from the exons atggccgccgccgccgccgccgccgccgccgcgagatcCTTCCTCCGATCCAGCCCCCCCTCGTCGCTCCGCAGTGCGGCGGCCAGAGCCGCCTCGCGTGCGGGGCCGGCTCCGCTGCCGAGGCGGATGCCCACCTCTGCCCCCCGCGTCCTCCTAAG GTCGCCGGTGGAGATGAGCAGCGTGTGTCTGGAGTCCCTGATGCCCATGCACAGCGCCACGGCTTCGGCGCTCATGACGTCGCTTCTCGCCGCCCCGGCTTGCAAGGGATTCGGTTGGCTCTTGGAAG GTCAAGATGAAACTAGATGA
- the LOC120708072 gene encoding protein NUCLEAR FUSION DEFECTIVE 6, mitochondrial-like isoform X1, which yields MAAAAAAAAAARSFLRSSPPSSLRSAAARAASRAGPAPLPRRMPTSAPRVLLRSPVEMSSVCLESLMPMHSATASALMTSLLAAPACKGFGWLLEAGNDDV from the exons atggccgccgccgccgccgccgccgccgccgcgagatcCTTCCTCCGATCCAGCCCCCCCTCGTCGCTCCGCAGTGCGGCGGCCAGAGCCGCCTCGCGTGCGGGGCCGGCTCCGCTGCCGAGGCGGATGCCCACCTCTGCCCCCCGCGTCCTCCTAAG GTCGCCGGTGGAGATGAGCAGCGTGTGTCTGGAGTCCCTGATGCCCATGCACAGCGCCACGGCTTCGGCGCTCATGACGTCGCTTCTCGCCGCCCCGGCTTGCAAGGGATTCGGTTGGCTCTTGGAAG CTGGCAATGATGACGTGTGA